In one Balaenoptera acutorostrata chromosome 5, mBalAcu1.1, whole genome shotgun sequence genomic region, the following are encoded:
- the CYTL1 gene encoding cytokine-like protein 1 gives MTPQLLPLLLLLLAGPPTAQPVPPTCYSRMLALSREITADFQSLQATEPSELCVRYLPRLYLDIHNYCVLAKLRDFVASPQCWKVAQVDALKDKVRKLYTIMNSFCRRDLVFLSDDCNALEYPILVTTVLPDHQS, from the exons ATGACCCCCCAGCTGCttcccctgctgctgctgctattgGCCGGCCCCCCCACCGCTCAGCCGGTTCCCCCGACCTGCTACTCCAGGATGCTGGCCCTGAGCCGGGAGATCACCGCTGACTTCCAGAGCCTGCAGGCCACGGAGCCTTCG GAGCTGTGTGTGAGATACCTGCCCAGGTTGTACCTGGATATACAC AATTACTGTGTGCTGGCTAAGCTGCGGGACTTTGTGGCATCGCCCCAGTGTTGGAAGGTGGCCCAGGTAGATGCCTTGAAGGACAAAGTGCGGAAACTGTACACCATCATGAACTCGTTCTGCAGGAGG GATTTGGTGTTCCTGTCAGATGACTGCAATGCCTTGGAATACCCAATCCTAGTGACCACGGTCCTGCCAGATCATCAGAGCTAA